The genomic segment ACTCCACGCTCACCGACTACAGTGTTATACCCTTCAGGCATTCCTTGAATGAACCCGTCGGCCCCCGCTATCGCAGCAACGCGACTGACATAATCCTCATCACTTGCTGTAGCTCCAAAAGCAATATTGCCACCTATGGTATCTGAGAAGAGGAAAGTATCTTGCGCGACGATGCTAACTTGAGAGCGCAGCGTGGACAGAGGCCAGTCGCGTGCATCAATGCCGTCGATAAGAACATGTCCAACAGTTGGGTCATAAAAACGTGAAATCATGCTTACCAAAGTGGACTTCCCGGAGCCAGTCTCTCCCAGAATGCCAAGTTTTGAACCTGCCGGCACAAAGAAATCAAGATCCTTAAGGATTGGAGTTTCTGGATCATCAGGGAAGGCAAAGCTGACATGATCGAAGCGAATCTCGCCTCCGATACGTTCGGGTGCTGTGTTCTCAGTGTGACTAATCTTCGCCATCAAGGCATTAGCGTGTTCAACGGAGGACTCTGCATCAGGGCGCTCAACAATTCTCGAGCGCGATGTGAGTAAACGCCTTATTTTGATGCAAGAGGCGTTGAAACGCTGAATGTCGTTAATCAGCCAACCCGATTGGCGTACTGGTCCGTCAATCATCCACAGGAAGCTGTCAAAAGCCACCAAATCGCCTAGGGTCATCATATTCTCGATGACGAGCCAACCTCCAAAAACTAGGATAATCAGCTGCAACATAAAGGATGAACCATCAAGCCAAGGCATATATCGTCGACTGTTATAGGCAAGCTTCATATTGCGTTGCATGTAGTCGTCGTTATGCTCGTCGAACTTTTGGGTTTCAAAAGGTTCGCGTACAAAAGCCTTAACTACACGGTTGCCTTCGATATTTTCTTCGACCATGGAGTTCAGACGAGCCAAAGAATTGCGGATATCGAAAAACAGAGGATGTGCATGACTTGCTAGTGCACGAGTAAAGAAGAATAGGAATGGCGTTACGCAAGCTAGAGCCAGAGCTAGTCGCCAATCGATAGTGACCATCACGCACAACGATCCCACAAACAAAATCACGCAGTCGGCAACGTTGTAGGTAACCCATGACAGAAAATGACGAATCGCGTCAGTGTCTGAGGTCATTCGGCTCATGATGTCGCCGATTCTAGTGTGGTTAAAATACGTAAAATCTAGGCTGTGCAATTTCTCGTATTCGTCAGAAACTAAACGATAAATAGAATTTTGCCCAAAACGTTCCATGAACATTTGGTAACCGTAACGCACTGCGGTGCGCACAACAGTTACTGCAATCATGGTAAAGCACAACCGAGGTAGGCGGTCATGGTGACCTTGCATGATGACCTGATCGACAATCATGCCAGCTAACAGAGGCATAATCATCACGAGGACCTTATCTATGATGAACAGCATCGCCGCTGCGATGATTCTGGGCAGATCGGGTTTGCAATATGGCAATATCCAACGCATATTGCTGGCTTGTTGATTATTATTGGGATCGACGTACATCAGGGATAACCCCTCGCGTTCCTTGTTGCTCTCCGTTACCCGGTTCTCTCCGGGATTCCCCGCTCGTATTACGCGAATTACTTGGTGTTGATATCCCCAAAATTCCCCGTTGAATACATAAGCTCGCAATATTCTATGCGAGTCATCAAGCTTTTCAACCGCTGTGATTTTCGGCGTGTCTGACCATCTGTCACCACTGAGCACAACGATTCGCTGTGCATGATGTAAGAGATTTTTTGGTAGCTGTTCGCTTCTCGCGCAGTAATTAGATATACAGACTTATCAGGAGTATCAGCTCAGAAAAAGGATAAGCCCGGTGGAGGGAGCCACCGGGCTTGAGAGAAGAGAGAAGAAGGGTTCAATTATGGGGTTCTGGGATGAACCTCGCCAACCTGTTAGCTGCTGACATCTCTTATATAAACAGCGCTTTCTTAGAAATATGATGCGGTATTCTCAAAAAAGCCTGTGAATCTTGTAACCACAGTGTGCGCATCGCCGCCATCATGTTCTGATCACTCATTCACCACCGTGGAGACTCTGGTAAGTAGAGTCTCCAGTGCACTGTGCTGTTGCCAGAACGTGAATTCTATGCAGTCTTGCGTGCCTCACTGAATGATTCATACTGCTATATCAATTGTCCTTGTTACCGGTGCCTTTGGAATTCTCCAATTT from the Bifidobacterium sp. genome contains:
- a CDS encoding ABC transporter ATP-binding protein; translated protein: MYVDPNNNQQASNMRWILPYCKPDLPRIIAAAMLFIIDKVLVMIMPLLAGMIVDQVIMQGHHDRLPRLCFTMIAVTVVRTAVRYGYQMFMERFGQNSIYRLVSDEYEKLHSLDFTYFNHTRIGDIMSRMTSDTDAIRHFLSWVTYNVADCVILFVGSLCVMVTIDWRLALALACVTPFLFFFTRALASHAHPLFFDIRNSLARLNSMVEENIEGNRVVKAFVREPFETQKFDEHNDDYMQRNMKLAYNSRRYMPWLDGSSFMLQLIILVFGGWLVIENMMTLGDLVAFDSFLWMIDGPVRQSGWLINDIQRFNASCIKIRRLLTSRSRIVERPDAESSVEHANALMAKISHTENTAPERIGGEIRFDHVSFAFPDDPETPILKDLDFFVPAGSKLGILGETGSGKSTLVSMISRFYDPTVGHVLIDGIDARDWPLSTLRSQVSIVAQDTFLFSDTIGGNIAFGATASDEDYVSRVAAIAGADGFIQGMPEGYNTVVGERGVGLSGGQKQRLSLARALADDPSILVMDDTTSAVDMETEAEIQRHLSELETQKTIITIAHRISSVKDADLILVLEHGAIVEQGTHQELVEAHGRYWEIYRKQLGLQSGQSAGF